One window of the Drosophila ananassae strain 14024-0371.13 chromosome 4 unlocalized genomic scaffold, ASM1763931v2 tig00000054, whole genome shotgun sequence genome contains the following:
- the LOC123257728 gene encoding uncharacterized protein LOC123257728, giving the protein MVIQFKILFQELWVLNLDWDSPLPLNLEDWYLKCKHDINTLNQLEVPRYIGNSTDTIELHAFSDASIKAYAAVVYSRVTLPDGNIQVTLIAAKTRVAPLKTQSLPRLELCGALPLSRLINSVQTALKNYNVIVHAWCDSAMVLAWLPHIPAKLKTFVANRTAEILSIIPRDHWHHVKSDDNPTDCDSRGMLAADLLLRILAYVLKFIRRNRRISNIATLTFEEIHDAPILYLCLAQDEFQADYKRLLNQQDLGHKSKLGTLSPQIDKHGLLRVGGRLGNSELPADVQRPIILPKSHCITKLILEHEHRIHLHPGVSVLFVIARQRYWVFGARNLIRNITHDCLKCFKKRQHTSHQFMSGLPSDRVRQAFPFANTGCDYAGPITIKVHKGRSPRKKKVTFVCSYA; this is encoded by the exons ATGGttattcaattcaaaatcctgTTCCAAGAACTTTGGGTTCTCAACTTAGACTGGGACAGCCCGCTACCGCTCAACCTGGAAGATTGGTATCTCAAATGCAAGCACGATATCAACACGCTCAATCAACTTGAGGTTCCACGCTACATTGGCAACTCTACTGACACAATCGAATTGCacgccttctctgacgcatctaTAAAAGCCTACGCCGCTGTCGTTTATAGTAGAGTCACTCTCCCTGATGGTAACATACAGGTTACTCTTATAGCTGCAAAGACTCGTGTTGCACCGCTCAAAACACAATCACTTCCACGCCTGGAATTGTGCGGCGCACTGCCACTAAGTCGACTCATCAACTCAGTCCAAACTGCACTGAAAAACTACAACGTCATTGTTCACGCCTGGTGCGACTCTGCCATGGTTTTGGCTTGGCTCCCGCACATACCTGCCAAACTGAAGACTTTCGTCGCAAACCGCACTGCTGAAATCCTCAGCATCATTCCACGAGATCACTGGCATCATGTCAAATCAGATGACAACCCTACTGACTGCGATTCAAGGGGCATGCTAGCTGCTGACTTA CTACTTCGTATTCTCGCCTACGTTCTCAAGTTCATCCGACGCAATCGCAGAATATCCAACATCGCTACGCTGACATTTGAGGAAATCCATGACGCACCAATCCTGTACCTGTGCCTTGCTCAAGACGAATTCCAAGCTGACTACAAGCGACTCCTCAACCAGCAAGATTTGGGGCACAAATCAAAATTGGGCACTCTCTCACCGCAAATCGACAAACATGGACTCCTGCGAGTGGGTGGTCGCTTAGGTAACTCAGAACTGCCAGCGGATGTGCAGCGTCCAATAATTCTGCCCAAATCTCATTGCATAACGAAGCTCATTCTGGAACATGAGCACCGGATTCACTTACATCCTGGTGTATCGGTGTTATTCGTGATCGCCCGCCAACGCTACTGGGTATTTGGCGCACGCAACCTCATTCGAAATATCACGCATGACTGTCTAAAATGCTTTAAAAAACGCCAACACACATCTCACCAATTCATGTCAGGTCTGCCGTCTGACCGAGTTCGGCAGGCATTCCCGTTTGCAAACACTGGCTGCGACTATGCCGGGCCAATCACCATCAAGGTTCACAAGGGACGAAGTCCACGCAAGAAAAAGGTTACATTTGTCTGTTCGTATGCCTAG